A section of the Malus sylvestris chromosome 17, drMalSylv7.2, whole genome shotgun sequence genome encodes:
- the LOC126611411 gene encoding WD repeat-containing protein LWD1-like, with product MGASRNSDPNQDGSDEQQKRSEIYTYEAPWHIYAMNWSVRRDKKYRLAIASLLEQAPNRVEIVQLDDSNGEIRSDPNLSFEHPYPPTKTIFIPDKECQKPDLLATSSDFLRVWRISGDEDNSDSSSSVELKSLLNGNKNSEFCGPITSFDWNEAEPKRIGTSSIDTTCTIWDIEREAVDTQLIAHDKEVYDIAWGGVGVFASVSADGSVRVFDLRDKEHSTIIYESSEPDTPLVRLGWNKQDPRYMATIIMDSAKVVVLDIRFPTLPVVELQRHQSSVNAIAWAPHSSCHICTAGDDSQALIWDLSSMGQPVEGGLDPILAYTAGAEIEQLQWSSSQPDWVAIAFSTKLQILRV from the coding sequence atGGGGGCGAGTAGGAATAGCGACCCAAATCAGGACGGGTCAGATGAGCAGCAGAAACGATCGGAGATCTACACCTACGAGGCGCCGTGGCACATCTACGCCATGAACTGGAGCGTCCGTCGGGACAAGAAGTACCGGCTGGCCATCGCCAGCCTCCTCGAGCAGGCCCCAAACCGAGTGGAGATCGTGCAGCTGGACGACTCAAACGGGGAGATCCGATCGGACCCCAACCTGTCCTTCGAGCACCCGTACCCGCCCACCAAGACCATCTTCATCCCGGACAAGGAGTGCCAGAAGCCAGACCTGCTGGCCACCTCCAGCGATTTCCTCCGCGTGTGGCGCATCTCGGGGGATGAGGACAACTCAGACTCCTCGTCGTCAGTGGAGCTCAAGTCCCTCCTCAACGGCAACAAGAACTCCGAGTTCTGCGGGCCCATCACCTCCTTCGACTGGAACGAGGCGGAGCCGAAGCGCATCGGCACCTCCTCCATCGACACCACGTGCACCATCTGGGACATCGAGCGCGAGGCCGTAGACACCCAGCTCATCGCCCACGACAAGGAGGTGTACGACATCGCATGGGGCGGCGTCGGTGTATTCGCCTCCGTCTCGGCGGACGGCTCCGTGAGAGTGTTTGACCTGCGCGACAAGGAGCACTCCACCATCATTTACGAGAGCTCGGAGCCGGACACTCCCTTGGTCCGCCTGGGATGGAACAAGCAGGACCCCAGGTACATGGCCACCATTATCATGGACAGCGCCAAGGTGGTCGTCCTCGACATCCGCTTCCCGACCCTCCCCGTGGTCGAGTTGCAGAGGCACCAGTCCAGCGTCAACGCCATTGCCTGGGCCCCACACAGCTCTTGCCACATCTGCACCGCCGGTGATGACTCCCAGGCCCTCATCTGGGACCTCTCCTCCATGGGCCAGCCGGTGGAGGGTGGCCTCGATCCCATTCTGGCCTACACGGCTGGGGCTGAAATCGAGCAGCTGCAGTGGTCCTCTTCCCAACCTGATTGGGTTGCAATTGCCTTCTCTACAAAGCTTCAGATACTCAGGGTATGA